The sequence AGGCCGCGGGCGTGCGCTTCGGGGGCCGACCACACCATGGACATGCGCTCGCCGGGCAGGGGCAGCCAGGCGAGCACGCCGTCCTCGCGAAACCACTGGAAGGCCGTGCCGCGGTGCGGCTTCTCGCATTCGAAGTTGGCGACCACGCCGAGTTCGCCGTAGGGCGTGGTCTTCACGTCCAGGCCGGCCTCGCGCCGCACCCAGGAATCCGCGCCATCGGCCGCGACCACCAGCTTTGCGCGCAGGCGGCGGCCGTCTTCCAGGGTGAGTTCCGCATGATCCGGCGCGAAGTCCAGCGAAGCCCCGCGTGCCGGGCAGATCACGCTGATATTGGGCTGGCGTCGCAAGGTTTCCCACAGCTCGACGGCGAGCGGGCTGGACTCACAGATCCAGGCGAGCGCGTCGAGCCCGCTGTCCCAAGCCGAGAATTCGAGCTTGCCGCCGGCGTCGCCGAACACCGCCATGCGCTCGATGCGCGCGATCCGGCTTGCGTCCAGATGCGTCCAGGCGCGCAGCTCGGTGAGGAAATCGACATTGGCCGGGCTCAGCGCATAGACGCGCGCATCCCAGCCTTCCGCGGGGCGCGGTGCCTTGTGTTCGAGCACGCCGACCTTGAGCCGGCTGCCGGCCAGCGCACAGGCGAGGCTGGCGCCAGCAAGACCGGCGCCGACGATGAGGACGTCGAAATCCATGCGTTCCCGGGCCCTTTGTCCGTGGGCAAAGGGGCTATTGTGCCCGAAGCCCCGATAGGGGCCGTCCCGCCTTACTTACTGTATGTGGCGGAGACGATGTCGCCGGGGCCCATCGGGGCCACGATGGGGTGATACGGTGGGGTGCCGCGCGGCGAGTCGGAGTGCAAGCCGAATTCGGGCAGCGGGGCATCGCTGGCCCATAGTCGCCACAAGCCGGCCCGCAGCGTTTCCTCGCGCGAGAGCGAATCGGCGGGCTGCTCCCAGATTACGCAGCGCGGCGCGGGAAGGGCGGAGAGCAGGCCACCCGGCTCTTTCGTCAGCAGGTTCTCCAGCTGCCAGTGATGGAGGGCGACGCAGAAAACCTCGCGGTCAGGCAACCAGTTTTCTACACAAGAGGCCTGGGCGCGCCGCACGATCAGGAAGGTGCCCGGTGTGAACTGGCCGTAGAAGCGCAATTCCTCGGCAAGCTGGCGTAGTTCGGCCAGCCAGCTCTCGTTGCCCGCCGCGAGCGCATTGAGCAGGGGCTCGGCGGCCGGCATACCTAGGCCCGCGAACGACAACCCGCGCAAGGCGAAGGCGCCGAGCCAGGCCGGTGGGGCGTGCGCTTCGCCCGCTGCACCAGGCTGCATGGCCTCGTAAAGGGCGTCACTCCATTGGACCAGGCGCATCTGTTCGAGCTCTGGCTCGACACGCAGCGCCGGACCCGTATTGGTCGCGACAAGGCAGAGTAGTTCGTGCAGTTCGAGCGGCTCGCGAGCATCGCGCTTGAACCAGGCGAGCAGGCGATAACGGCATTCGCGCCAGGCCTGCGCGACGATTTTTCGCCATGGATCCTTGCCGATCTGCTGGCCCAGCTTGTCGGCGCGCTCGCACACTGCCTTGAGGGTGCTCCAGTAGCGGGCGATCGAGTCGGCGCCGACCAGTCCCTGTAGGAGTGTCAAACCTTCGGAATCGATGGCTCCGGCCTCCGCCGGGTCGCCCGCAGCCCGTGTGGGCTCAAAGCGCCTGGCGACGGTGTCGGCGAGCGTGTCGAGCCCGCCCGATATCTCGTTTGCGTTGCGCTCGGCGAAGCGCAGTCCACGCGCTAGTGCCCACAAGGCCTCGCGCAGACGTTGGCCCGGCACGGTCGCGGCCAGGAAGCGCGCGCACACTAAGCTACGCGCCAGGGTGAGGCTGCTGCCCTCCAGCATTGCGCGGAATTCCGCGACCACTGCGGCGTCCTCCGCGGCCGGTTCCGCGCCGCGCTGCTGGCTCTGCTCCAGGCGCACCAGTGCCGAGACTACGAAGGTCCAGGCGGGTGTGGTCGGCAACACGCGGTACTGCTCAGCGAGGACATTGAAAACGCCGCCCCGACCGGCTTCCGCGCCGACACCGAGCATGGCGGCGAGCCCCTTGTCCATGGCGGTGATGAAGTCCGCGTCGCGCCGCCAGCCCGCTTCATGCGTCTGGCGCACATGCGCGGCCGCGGATTCCAGACGACGCTCCGCCGGCACGAGGTACTGGCCGCCGCGGTCGTAGCGGAAACGATAGACCTGTGTCCGCTTTTGGGCGGGCTGCAGGACGCTGGCCATGTGTCCGATGACGAGCATGCCGTATTCCCCAGCGAGCTTCCTCGGCGTCGCATTCGGGCCGGCGGCTTGGAGCCCCGTGACCCAAGCCCGAAAACGATTGACCGGATGCCCGGCGTCATTCACGGGCGCCTCTTCGCAGGCGAGCAACTCTACGAGTTCTCCAAGCAGTTCGAAGAGCGCATCGAAACGCTCGTCCTCCGTGTCCGGTGCAGGCTGTCCGCACTCCCGTGCGAGCGCTTGCCCGCGCGCAACGACGTCGGTCTTGAAGCCCGCACGACCGATCGGGTTGAGTGCGACGTGTGGCTGTCCCTGACGCCAGAGCCGCAGCGGATAACCGAGCGCGTCGCGCAGCCGGACGCGGGGCCAGGGCTTGTCCGCGCCGAGCGCAAGCGCCGCCGGTTGGGCGAGCAGGTATTCGATCGCAGCCTGAAAATTCACCTCGACGAGGAACGCCGGCTGCAGGCCATAGAGCCGGTCCACCCCGCGTCGCAGGTCGCCGGAGGACCAGTAGCGCCAAGCGTAGCGGTGCTCTTCGTCGGGATGCGGCACCAGCAGGGTGCTGTGTACGTCCACCAGCAGCGCATCGAGCACGGATTGGGCCACCTGCCGCGCGCGGGGCGGGATGGCGCCCGGCTGGCCGCCGGTCGGCGGGCGGGCCCACTGGGTAAGTTGCTCGATCCGCCAGTCCGCGGTCGCGGGCTCGGGTTCAAGGGGCAGCCGATCCCTGGCGATGAAAGCGGCGAGTAACTGCGCGCAGGAGAGGAGGAAGTCCGCATCGATCTCCGAGATCGCCGGGGTTTCCGCCGCTCCCGCAGCGCGCGTGTCGCGCAGGTTCATGCGCTCGTTGAGCTTCTTCACGAAGGCGGCGCGGCCGCGCAGGCTCAGGTCCAGTTCGGTACTCTCGTCCCGCCACTCTCGACTTGCGTAGTAGAGCGCGTCGAAGAGGACCTGGCGCATCTCGCTGCGCTGCGCCAGCCACTGCTGTACGGTGGGCTGGGCGAGCGTGAACTCGATGCCCATTTGCAGGGTGACGTCGATGAGGAAGCTCTTGCGCGAGCGCACCTCGCCGGGCCGCAGCCGTATCTGGTCGCCGTCGCGGATCGCCGCGATCTCGCGCTGCAGAGCCAGCGGATGCAGGGCCGCGCGCTGGCGCAGGACCCAAGGCAAGAGCTCGCGGTCGATGTCGTCGTCCGCTTGGCGTTGACTAGGTGAGGCCGCCGAGGAGCTCGCGGGCGCGCTGGTGGTGGTGAACAGGCGTGAGAGATACACGTCTAGCTCGTCGGGACTGAAGGCAATGAGCAGGCGCTGCGAGAAGTAGGAATACGCGACGTCATAAGCGCGTTGCTGGCTGGACAGGCGCAGGTCCTCGAAATAGCCGCGATCGGTGAGGAAGCAGAAGAAGGCGTTCTCGGCGACGAGCTTCTTGAGGTGATGGACCATCGCGATGATGCGGGTCGAGAGCCCGTCGACCTTGTCGAGCTCGTCGACCACGAAGACCGGGGCGAGCCCCGCATCGCGCAGGCGATCGACCAAAGTGGGGAGCACCCGGTCCAGGGTGGCGACCGAAAGGTCGAAGATGAAGCTGTCTTCGCGGGATTGTTCGCGCGTGCTCGAACGACTGCTCGACAGCTTGAAGACCGCGGCGGAGCCCAGCGCCGCGACGATGCCACTGCCCACGACCGCGAGCGGCGAGGCGGCCGCGGAGAGCGCGCCTGCGCCGGCGAGCACGCCGGTGGCGAGTGCCGCGAGCGGCTTGGTGAGTTCCTTGCTCGTCTCGCTGCGCGCCTCCAGGGCAATCGAGCGGGCGCGTTTCTCGCCGCTTTTCTCCGTGCGCTTGTAGTCGCCCGAGATGCGCCGATAGGCCTCCACGATGCCGCTGAGCGCGGCGAGTTCGCGCATGGCTTGTCGGGGGCGCTGAGCCAGCGCGGCGGTGCCGAAGCGGCGCGCGAGCACGCCTTCTTCCAGTCCGCCCGCGCGCGCCCAGAACTCGCGCAGCCGGGCGGGCGTGGGGCTTTCGTACAGCTCGGTCTCGAACTGGGCAGCGAGTTCGGAAAGCGCGCGCGACGCGCTCGCCTCGTCCTGATCGACATGCGCCCAGAAGCGCTGGACGAATTCGCGCGCCGCGGCGCGATGCAGGCCCAGGGTGATCTGCTCCAGCGCGATCTGCGCCTCGGACTTGGCGGGTTTTTCTGCCTCTCCGGCCGCAGTGGCGATCACCGGGCCCGGTGTACGTTTGCCCTTGCTTGCAGCGGGCATGGGCGGAAAGAGATTGGGGCCATGCAGCGGCACGAAGAGCGGACGCAAGGGCATCAGGCCGCGTTCGCTGTCGCGCCAGACTTCGAGGATGGCGTTATTGACCAGGGTGGTCTTGCCCGCGCCGCGATGGCCGGCGATCAGGAAGGAGCGTCCGCGCACCTGGCCCTGGCAATACCGGCGCAGGTCTTCGCGCAGGACCAGGGTGGCGTCGGAGTCGGCGAGGATGGCCTGGGCGTCGGCGCCGAGGGTCAGCGAACGCTCGCTCATCGGCTCCGGTGTCTGTGCGATGCGGATGGGCATGGTCGCGGCCTCAGCTGGCGGAGAGCAGCGAGAGTGCGAGGCCGGCGCCCAGCAGCGCGAAGATCAGCGCGAAGGCGAGGAGCGCGAGCGGGGCCGAGACCTGCCAGCCACCCAGTCCGCCGCCGAATCCGCCCCAGTCGCTGCTCACGCCAATCGTGGCGCCGTGCCGGACGAGCGCGAAAGCCCACACCACCAGGCTCGTCGCGAGCCCCATGAAGACCATCAGCGCCCACATCGGTGCCGCCCGGCTGGCCATCAGGACTAGCAGGGCGCGCGTGAGCGTCAGGCCGATGGCATAGGGGCTGTCTGCCGGCAGCTCGTCGGCCGCCGGCCGGGACGCCGGCACCACCGGGGCTGAACCCGCTGTGGCGGGAGCAGAGGCTTTCGCCAACGGCGCCGAGGCTGGCGTTGCAGGCGCGGTGACGACGGCTGTCGAGGCGTCGGCGCCGGGCGTCTCGGCCTGCGTGCCGGCGCAGGCAAACAGGGCAAGGGTGCAAAGGAGGGCACGCAGCATGGCCAGTCCCCGTGATCGCGGCCGCCGGCCGCTGCTGATTCAGCATAGGAGGCGCGGGCGCCCTCGCCAGGGCACAGCTCACGCTCGGCGGTCCGCGCGAGGCCGCACGGTGGCTTGTCGCAGCGGCCGGGGCTGTCGATACTTGCGTCTTGGGCGCCCGTCGGGCGCGGTCCTCCGAGCCAGAGCGATGGAGATCTTCCAGCAACGTCCCACGCTGCGTCTGCGTCCCTTTGTCGACCGTTTCTGGGGGTGGCGCAGCGCTCCCGGCGAGCGGATTGCGTTGCCGACCTTGCTGCCGGGCACGGGGGCCGAGCTCTTCATCCACGCTGGCGCGCCCTTTGGTGTGCACGAGTCCGGTGGAGCGCGGCGTCTCGCGCGGGCGCAGCTCTTCTGCCTGCGCGAATCGCGACGCGAACTGCTGCCAATGTGCGAGGTGGACTTCATCGCCGTGCGGCTGCGCGTCGGCGCGCTGCCGCGGTTTCTCGCCGCCCCGGTGGCCGATGTGCAGGATCGCGATTGCGAGGCGGGTGCGCTGTGGGGCGCGGAAGCAGAAGCCTGTGTTGCGCGGGTTTGCAGCGAGGCGGATTTCAAAGCCCGCGTAGCGCATCTCGAAGCCTTCCTGCTGGCCCGGCTGGAGGCATCGGCGCCGGCGGATCCGCTCATCACGCACGCAGTCGCCGCGCTCTATGTCGGCGAGCCGGACATGCGCATCGAGGCGCTTGCCGCCGCGCATGGCCTGGGCGTTCGCCAGTTCGAGCGGCGCTTTGCGCGGGTCTCAGGCGTGGGGCCGGCGAGTCTGCGGCGCCTGGTGCGCTTCCAGCGTGCGGTGCGCCATGGGCTGGTGGCGCCGGAGCCCTTGGCGCGTGATGCTTCCTTGCTCGACGCTGCGCTGGGTGCGGGCTACTACGATCAGGCGCATTTCATCCGCGACTTCCGTGCACTGGCGGGAGAGACCCCAGTGCGCTTCTTCCGTGCGGCACGGGAGAAGACGCATTTCTACAATCCTTCCTGGCCCACGGCTGCCATCGTCTCCCCCGTTCTTTGACCCGAGGGAGAAACCCGATGCAGCTACTGTTTGCAGAACTTCAATGCCGGCCCGAGACGGCCTCCGAGCTGGAGCACGCCCTGATCGCCCTGGCGGCCGCCGCCCGGGAGGAGGCGGGCAATCTGGTCTATGCGGTGCATCGGCCGGCGGAGGAGCCCGCGCGTTTTCTGGTCTACGAGCTCTACCGCGACGCTCCGGCCCGCGACGCGCATCTGGCCCGCGCGCAGGTGCAGGCCCTGCTGGGCCAATTCGATCGTCTGCTGGCGGCGCCGCCGCGGGTGTTGTTCTGCGATACCGTGGCCTACGGCGCGGCCGACTGAGAAAGGGCTGATCCGGCGCGAAGCGCTTGCGGCGGCCTCAGGAAACCGCTGCGAGCGCCACCCGGCGCAGCGAGGCCCGCTCGGTGAGGCTCACCGGGAAGTCGCGCTGGACCGGGAGGGTCATCCCGTAGCAGGCGTTGAGCAGCCAGTTCACCGCGCTGTACGCCATGTCCACAAAGGGAATGTGCACCGTCGTCACCGGCGGCGCGCTGAAGGCGCCCGACTTGATGTCGTCGTAAGCCACCACCGAGACCTCGTGCGGCACGTTCACGCCCAGGGTCTGAAAGCGCGAGAGGGCGGCGATCGCCATTTCGTCGTTGGCGACGAAGAGACCCGTGAAGGGCTGGCCCAGTTCAAGCAGTCGCCCGGCCGCCAGCCAGCCGCTTTCGGGCGAGAAATCGCCTTCCACGCAGGGGATCGCCTTCTTGGGGATGCCCGCCGCCCGGGCGGTGGCATAGAAGCCGCGCATCCGGTCCCGGTTGTCGGCGACATGCTTGGGCCCGGAGATCACCGCCAGCTTGTGATGGCCCTGCGCCAGCAAGGCCTCGGCCGCGAGCTGGCCGCCGCGATAGTGGTCGGTCGCGAAACAGCCGTCGCCCAGCGCAGGCACGATGCGGTTGAGCGTCGCGATCCGGGGCATGCGCGCACGCTGCGCTTCGAAGTCTTCGTCGCGCAGTTCCTGGCTGATCAGGAGCAGGCCGTCGCAGCCGCGCTGGAGCGCGAAGTCGAGCGTGGTGAGGACCTGCTCGCGCGGCGTGCCCGGGCCGCCGCCGTTCATGACCATCATCTGGCGGCCGTGGTCGCGCAGCTGATGGTCGATGACCCGCAGGATTTCCGGGTAGTAGGGGCCGCCGATGTCGGGGACGAACACGCCTATCGTGTCGTAGGTACGGGCTGCCAGCGCACGGGCGGGATGGGAAGGGCGGAAGTCGAGCGCCTTGACGGCCGCATGGACCTTCGCCGCGGTGGCGAGCGATACCGAGCCCTTGCCCGAAATGACACGCGAGGCGGTTGCCACCCCCACCCCTGCCATCCGCGCGACATCCCTGATCGTTGCCATGCTGCCTAGAACCTCGCCTGCCGGTTCCGCCTCCACGCGAGCGAACGCGTGGGGGGAACGCTTACTTGCCGTTGATTTGCCGAGGTCACAGGGTGCGCGCATCCCACGCCCCGGACAAGTCGTCTTTTTGCGATTTCCCGGCGCCGCGGCACCGTTTGCCACCGCTCCTCGCCGCGTCCTGCGCGAATGAAAAAGCCGCTGGCCCTTTCGGTGCCAGCGGCTTGGTGTTCTTTGGTGGTGATGGGCGGAGTCGAACCGCCGACCTATGGGTTATGAATCCATCGCTCTAACCATCTGAGCTACATCACCACGGCAAGCCCGCGAATAT is a genomic window of Niveibacterium sp. SC-1 containing:
- a CDS encoding substrate-binding domain-containing protein; its protein translation is MATIRDVARMAGVGVATASRVISGKGSVSLATAAKVHAAVKALDFRPSHPARALAARTYDTIGVFVPDIGGPYYPEILRVIDHQLRDHGRQMMVMNGGGPGTPREQVLTTLDFALQRGCDGLLLISQELRDEDFEAQRARMPRIATLNRIVPALGDGCFATDHYRGGQLAAEALLAQGHHKLAVISGPKHVADNRDRMRGFYATARAAGIPKKAIPCVEGDFSPESGWLAAGRLLELGQPFTGLFVANDEMAIAALSRFQTLGVNVPHEVSVVAYDDIKSGAFSAPPVTTVHIPFVDMAYSAVNWLLNACYGMTLPVQRDFPVSLTERASLRRVALAAVS
- a CDS encoding antibiotic biosynthesis monooxygenase — its product is MQLLFAELQCRPETASELEHALIALAAAAREEAGNLVYAVHRPAEEPARFLVYELYRDAPARDAHLARAQVQALLGQFDRLLAAPPRVLFCDTVAYGAAD
- a CDS encoding UbiH/UbiF family hydroxylase; translation: MDFDVLIVGAGLAGASLACALAGSRLKVGVLEHKAPRPAEGWDARVYALSPANVDFLTELRAWTHLDASRIARIERMAVFGDAGGKLEFSAWDSGLDALAWICESSPLAVELWETLRRQPNISVICPARGASLDFAPDHAELTLEDGRRLRAKLVVAADGADSWVRREAGLDVKTTPYGELGVVANFECEKPHRGTAFQWFREDGVLAWLPLPGERMSMVWSAPEAHARGLLDLTPEALCETVAAAGDHTLGALRLITPAAGFPLRLMQVPQIVAPRLALIGDAAHAIHPLSGHGINLGFQDAQVLARLLRELPAHRDCGELAVLRPYARTRAEEVRLMQAATHGLNRLFRPRNPFVAALRNAGMNLTARLPVARSALIRYAAGLS
- a CDS encoding helix-turn-helix domain-containing protein, yielding MEIFQQRPTLRLRPFVDRFWGWRSAPGERIALPTLLPGTGAELFIHAGAPFGVHESGGARRLARAQLFCLRESRRELLPMCEVDFIAVRLRVGALPRFLAAPVADVQDRDCEAGALWGAEAEACVARVCSEADFKARVAHLEAFLLARLEASAPADPLITHAVAALYVGEPDMRIEALAAAHGLGVRQFERRFARVSGVGPASLRRLVRFQRAVRHGLVAPEPLARDASLLDAALGAGYYDQAHFIRDFRALAGETPVRFFRAAREKTHFYNPSWPTAAIVSPVL